One genomic segment of Rhizobium viscosum includes these proteins:
- the cysD gene encoding sulfate adenylyltransferase subunit CysD, producing the protein MPDTRQDTELTNPQSAKPPLDPHLKALENEAIHIFREVAAEFERPVMLYSIGKDSSVLLHLARKAFYPGRVPFPLLHVNTGWKFAEMITFRNEIVKKYDLDLIEYINPRGAAENITPFTFGSARYTDIMKTEALRNALDAGQYDAAFGGARRDEEASRAKERIYSFRTPDHRWDPRNQRPELWNVYNGQIRKGESVRVFPLSNWTEVDIWRYIQAEEIPIVPLYFAAKRPYVERDGMMIAASDPRLELLPGETKQEDFIRFRTLGCFPLTGAIRSTATTLEDIIAELEIATVSERQGRAIDRDQSGSMEKKKREGYF; encoded by the coding sequence ATGCCCGATACCCGTCAGGATACGGAACTGACCAATCCGCAGAGCGCCAAGCCGCCGCTCGACCCGCATCTGAAAGCCCTGGAAAACGAAGCGATCCACATCTTCCGCGAAGTTGCTGCCGAATTCGAGCGTCCCGTGATGCTCTATTCGATCGGCAAGGATTCCTCCGTTCTGCTGCATCTTGCCCGCAAGGCCTTCTATCCCGGCCGCGTGCCCTTCCCGCTGCTGCACGTCAACACTGGCTGGAAGTTCGCGGAGATGATCACCTTCCGCAACGAGATTGTGAAGAAATACGATCTCGACCTGATCGAGTACATCAATCCACGCGGGGCGGCTGAAAATATCACGCCCTTCACCTTTGGCTCTGCCCGCTATACCGACATCATGAAGACGGAAGCGCTGCGCAATGCGCTGGATGCCGGCCAGTACGACGCAGCCTTCGGCGGCGCGCGGCGCGATGAGGAAGCTTCCCGCGCCAAGGAACGCATCTATTCCTTCCGCACGCCCGATCATCGCTGGGATCCGCGTAACCAGCGCCCGGAACTCTGGAATGTCTATAACGGCCAGATCCGCAAGGGAGAGAGCGTGCGCGTTTTCCCGCTATCGAACTGGACCGAGGTCGACATCTGGCGCTACATCCAGGCCGAGGAAATTCCGATCGTGCCGCTCTATTTCGCGGCCAAGCGCCCTTATGTCGAGCGCGACGGCATGATGATAGCGGCCTCCGATCCGCGCCTGGAGCTGCTGCCCGGCGAAACCAAGCAGGAAGACTTCATCCGCTTCCGCACGCTCGGCTGCTTCCCGCTGACGGGCGCGATCCGCTCGACCGCTACTACCCTTGAAGACATTATCGCGGAGCTGGAGATCGCCACGGTTTCCGAGCGCCAGGGCCGCGCCATCGACCGCGACCAGTCCGGCTCCATGGAAAAGAAGAAGCGTGAAGGATATTTCTGA
- the cysN gene encoding sulfate adenylyltransferase subunit CysN, giving the protein MSAAIPANVVAVPAAEPLKAVRDSRPLRLITCGSVDDGKSTLIGRLLWDTKAVKEDQAAALRRDSTGKQNDLGLPDFALLLDGLQAEREQGITIDVAYRYFSTDKRSFIVADTPGHEQYTRNMATGASTADLAVLLVDARAGILEQTRRHATIASLLGIKQFVLAVNKIDLTNYDRAGFDKITHEFKEFALSLGVKQITAIPMSALKGENVVYSGQAAMPWYNGPTLVETLEHATVRSGQSTGFRLSVQRVSRPGESFRGYQGTVAGGSVKPGDSVMILPSGMVANVTKIVTFDLVRNAAVAGDAITLVLDRQVDVARGDMIVSIDSQPQTGLSFDAQVVALQPEGIEAGKRYWLKSGSRRQRVQVEPVSQLELKSGTWNSAQRLYMNAIGKVRLVFDEAAIFDPYEQNRATGSFILIDPETNNTIAGGMVTGKRADVSGLHGNDARVILSLPADLAEQIMASELFAKRSHEAEVRRMTASEAAELWSSAASDI; this is encoded by the coding sequence ATGAGTGCAGCAATTCCCGCAAACGTCGTCGCCGTGCCCGCCGCCGAGCCTCTGAAGGCCGTGCGCGACTCGCGCCCGTTGCGCCTCATCACCTGCGGCAGCGTCGATGACGGCAAGTCTACCCTGATCGGCCGCCTGCTCTGGGACACCAAGGCAGTCAAGGAAGACCAGGCAGCAGCGCTTCGCCGCGATTCCACCGGCAAGCAGAACGATCTCGGCCTGCCCGATTTCGCGCTGTTGCTCGACGGCCTGCAGGCCGAGCGCGAACAGGGCATCACCATCGATGTCGCCTATCGCTATTTCTCGACCGACAAGCGCTCCTTCATCGTCGCCGACACACCCGGCCACGAGCAGTATACCCGCAACATGGCGACCGGCGCTTCGACCGCCGATCTTGCCGTATTGCTGGTCGATGCCCGCGCCGGCATTCTCGAGCAGACGCGCCGCCATGCGACGATCGCCTCCTTGCTCGGCATCAAGCAGTTCGTACTCGCCGTCAACAAGATCGACCTGACGAACTATGACCGTGCCGGCTTCGACAAGATCACCCACGAGTTCAAGGAATTTGCGCTGTCGCTTGGCGTCAAGCAGATCACCGCGATCCCGATGTCGGCATTGAAGGGCGAGAACGTCGTCTATTCCGGCCAGGCAGCCATGCCGTGGTATAACGGCCCGACGCTGGTCGAGACGCTGGAACACGCAACCGTGCGCTCCGGCCAGTCGACCGGCTTCCGCCTCTCGGTACAGCGCGTCTCGCGCCCCGGCGAAAGCTTTCGCGGCTATCAGGGCACGGTTGCCGGCGGTTCGGTGAAGCCTGGTGACAGCGTCATGATCCTGCCGTCGGGCATGGTCGCCAATGTGACCAAGATCGTCACCTTCGATCTGGTGCGCAATGCGGCCGTTGCCGGTGACGCGATCACGCTCGTTCTCGACCGTCAGGTGGATGTGGCACGCGGCGACATGATCGTCTCGATCGACAGCCAGCCGCAGACCGGTCTTTCCTTCGACGCACAGGTCGTTGCCCTGCAGCCTGAAGGCATTGAAGCCGGCAAGCGCTACTGGCTGAAGAGCGGCTCGCGCCGCCAGCGTGTCCAGGTCGAACCCGTCAGCCAGCTGGAACTGAAGAGCGGCACCTGGAACTCGGCTCAGCGGCTCTACATGAACGCCATCGGCAAGGTGCGCCTGGTTTTCGACGAAGCCGCGATCTTCGATCCCTATGAACAGAACCGGGCCACCGGCTCCTTCATCCTGATCGACCCGGAGACCAACAACACGATCGCCGGCGGCATGGTGACCGGGAAGCGCGCCGACGTCAGCGGCCTTCATGGCAATGATGCCCGCGTGATCCTGTCGCTTCCGGCCGATCTCGCCGAGCAGATCATGGCAAGCGAGTTGTTCGCCAAGCGCAGCCACGAAGCGGAGGTGCGCCGCATGACGGCATCGGAAGCGGCCGAACTCTGGTCGAGCGCGGCAAGCGATATCTAA
- a CDS encoding LacI family DNA-binding transcriptional regulator — protein sequence MRDSVKPGREKKRGSHVKLSDVAKRVGVSPITISRALRNPEIVSEELREVILRTVDEMGYIPNLAARALAGRHSGIVGVITPSLHHPCFTGVMMGIEERLRATDLRVQYANTLNDADQEISQFKSFLAQKPAGIILVNAEYYDGLAMLMDAAAFPVAHVADLSQPPETLLVGMSHHVAATAATRFLLSKGYKRIGFIGGISDIRSRRSRAGHEEAMRQAGLGNPSLMHGVDGSTSIGLGRRLFTELLERMPDLDAILAQNDDLALGALIECNERGIKVPDDFGICGFNDLEFAQFTSPSLTTVHVPRHDLGRRAADMLLRAIREEPPEEQRVDLGFSIIERGSTRSMPKQ from the coding sequence ATGAGGGATTCAGTGAAGCCGGGGCGGGAAAAGAAGCGCGGTTCCCATGTGAAGCTGAGCGACGTCGCAAAGAGGGTAGGGGTCAGTCCGATCACCATCTCGCGCGCGCTTCGCAACCCCGAAATCGTCTCAGAAGAGCTGCGCGAGGTCATCCTGCGCACTGTCGACGAAATGGGTTACATCCCCAATCTTGCGGCTCGCGCGCTTGCCGGCCGTCACAGCGGCATCGTCGGCGTCATAACGCCCTCGCTTCACCACCCCTGCTTTACCGGCGTGATGATGGGCATCGAGGAGCGGTTGCGCGCTACGGATCTGCGCGTGCAATATGCCAACACCCTCAACGACGCTGATCAGGAAATCAGCCAGTTCAAATCCTTCCTGGCGCAGAAGCCGGCCGGGATCATCCTCGTGAACGCGGAATATTATGACGGCCTTGCGATGCTGATGGATGCAGCCGCCTTTCCGGTCGCCCATGTTGCCGATCTCAGCCAGCCGCCGGAAACGCTGCTTGTCGGCATGTCGCATCATGTGGCCGCGACAGCCGCCACCCGTTTCCTCCTGTCGAAAGGATACAAGCGGATTGGTTTCATCGGCGGGATAAGCGACATTCGCTCGCGCCGTAGTCGTGCGGGACATGAGGAGGCGATGCGCCAGGCCGGCCTCGGCAATCCATCGCTGATGCACGGCGTCGACGGCTCCACGAGCATCGGTCTCGGACGGCGACTGTTCACCGAGTTGCTGGAGCGGATGCCTGATCTCGATGCGATCCTCGCGCAAAACGACGATCTCGCTCTTGGCGCTCTGATCGAGTGCAATGAACGCGGCATCAAGGTGCCGGATGATTTCGGTATCTGCGGCTTCAACGATCTGGAGTTCGCGCAGTTTACCTCGCCATCCCTGACGACGGTGCATGTTCCGCGTCATGACCTCGGCCGCCGCGCCGCCGATATGCTGCTGCGCGCCATCCGCGAGGAGCCGCCGGAAGAGCAGAGGGTCGATCTCGGCTTCTCGATCATCGAGCGCGGGTCGACACGCTCGATGCCGAAGCAATAA
- a CDS encoding DegQ family serine endoprotease: protein MSNILRKHRAAALVGAAIVLGAASLPFALSSSSTALAAPAEAGGALTSSGSFAAVVDADKPAVVTITTTMKATNASADGSPMDEQFRQFFEQQGIPLPHQAPQQQQPQQHAMALGSGFVISPDGVIVTNNHVIDNAIDIKVTLDDGTELPAKLLGADPKSDLAVLKVQAPHPLATVAWGDSDKLKLGDQILAIGNPFGIGTTVTAGIVSARGRDLHSGPYDDFIQIDAPINHGNSGGPLVDRDGNVVGINTAIYSPNGGSVGVGFAIPSSEAKTIVAKLQKDGSIDHGYLGVQIQPVTQDVADAVGLSKAEGALVAAVTNGTPAAHAGVKTGDIVTAVGSENVKTPKDLSRLVADLSPGAKETLAVWRDGKTVDLNVTVGGNEDTQKQAAVESSDDPGQAAGQPSLGIGLADLTPDIRQQLNLPHSVAGAVVANVNPDKSAAAAGIQPGDVIVSVNDKPVHDARDVKTAVADAGKSGRKSVLLLIERGGNKTFVAVPFAAA, encoded by the coding sequence ATGTCAAACATTCTTCGCAAGCACCGGGCCGCAGCACTTGTCGGAGCGGCCATCGTTCTCGGCGCGGCCTCCCTGCCGTTTGCCCTTTCCTCTTCCTCGACGGCTCTTGCCGCGCCGGCTGAGGCAGGGGGCGCTCTTACCTCCAGCGGCTCCTTTGCTGCCGTCGTCGATGCCGACAAGCCGGCCGTTGTAACCATCACCACCACGATGAAGGCCACCAATGCCAGTGCAGACGGTTCGCCGATGGACGAGCAGTTCCGGCAATTCTTCGAACAGCAGGGTATTCCACTACCGCATCAGGCACCGCAGCAGCAACAGCCGCAGCAGCATGCCATGGCGCTCGGCTCCGGTTTCGTCATCAGCCCCGACGGCGTGATCGTTACCAACAACCACGTCATCGACAACGCCATCGACATCAAGGTCACGCTCGACGACGGTACCGAACTGCCGGCCAAGCTGCTCGGCGCCGATCCCAAGTCCGACCTCGCCGTTCTGAAGGTCCAGGCTCCGCATCCGCTTGCCACCGTCGCCTGGGGCGATTCCGACAAGCTGAAGCTCGGCGACCAGATCCTTGCCATCGGCAATCCGTTCGGCATCGGCACCACGGTAACGGCGGGCATCGTCTCTGCCCGCGGCCGCGACCTGCATAGCGGCCCCTATGACGATTTCATCCAGATCGATGCGCCGATCAACCATGGCAATTCCGGCGGCCCGCTGGTCGATCGTGACGGCAATGTCGTCGGCATCAATACCGCCATCTATTCGCCGAACGGCGGCAGCGTCGGCGTCGGCTTCGCCATTCCTTCATCTGAAGCAAAGACGATCGTTGCCAAGCTGCAGAAGGACGGTTCGATCGATCACGGCTATCTCGGCGTGCAGATCCAGCCGGTCACGCAGGATGTCGCCGATGCCGTCGGTCTCTCCAAGGCTGAAGGCGCGCTGGTTGCCGCCGTTACCAACGGGACGCCTGCTGCCCATGCCGGCGTCAAGACGGGTGACATCGTAACCGCCGTCGGCAGTGAAAATGTCAAGACACCGAAGGACCTGTCGCGCCTCGTTGCCGACCTGTCGCCGGGTGCGAAGGAAACGCTGGCCGTCTGGCGTGACGGCAAGACGGTCGATCTCAACGTGACCGTCGGCGGCAATGAAGACACGCAGAAGCAGGCCGCCGTCGAAAGCAGCGATGATCCGGGCCAGGCTGCCGGTCAGCCGAGCCTCGGCATCGGCCTTGCTGACCTGACGCCTGATATCCGCCAGCAGCTGAACCTGCCCCACAGCGTTGCGGGCGCCGTCGTTGCCAACGTCAACCCGGACAAGTCAGCCGCTGCTGCCGGCATCCAGCCCGGTGACGTGATCGTCTCAGTCAACGACAAGCCGGTGCACGATGCCCGTGATGTCAAGACCGCCGTTGCCGACGCCGGCAAATCTGGCCGCAAGTCGGTGCTGCTCCTGATCGAACGCGGCGGCAACAAGACCTTCGTGGCCGTGCCCTTCGCCGCCGCTTGA
- the pdxR gene encoding MocR-like pyridoxine biosynthesis transcription factor PdxR, which translates to MTSAPTWLSLDRNGGDLTGQIYRSLRDRILLGQLPAGHKLPSTRAFAASLGVARSTAVEAYDRLRSEGYIEASAGAATRVAALERMRPEHQRDERAPVEEKRSDRPSYRGLFRPGVPDVSDFPHAAWSRHLAARSRSLRTHQLGYENPTGIRELREAILEHISATRSVVAEPEQIMIMPSTRAAIDMLARSMLRRSGRKTAWMEDPGYPAARLLLGDAGADIVPVPCDEQGIDVSKAEGPQPALIYVTPSHQYPTGATLSLPRRLALLEAAGRHESLIVEDDYDSDFQYGSRPIAALQGIDRAEAVAYVGTFSKVLAPGLRVAYAVVPRWLVSEASEALHRRGVAVSTHIQAALADFINEGRLRAYLRRMNQQYAERMARTVEMLESHFGGKLTVSGGNGGLQLAAWFRDGTVDDRAFVAKMNTSGYGLMPMSGFFIGTSAPGILFGISQAEAAAVQRLAADLKLMLD; encoded by the coding sequence ATGACATCGGCACCCACATGGTTGAGCCTCGATCGAAACGGCGGTGACCTGACCGGGCAAATCTATCGAAGCCTGCGCGATCGTATCCTGCTTGGCCAGCTTCCGGCCGGCCATAAGCTGCCATCGACCCGTGCCTTTGCGGCTTCCCTCGGTGTTGCACGCTCAACGGCGGTAGAGGCCTATGACCGCCTAAGATCCGAAGGTTATATCGAGGCGTCTGCGGGTGCAGCGACGCGGGTTGCCGCGCTTGAACGAATGCGGCCCGAGCACCAAAGGGACGAGCGTGCTCCCGTTGAGGAAAAAAGATCGGACCGGCCTTCCTATCGTGGCCTGTTCCGGCCCGGCGTGCCCGATGTATCGGATTTCCCGCATGCCGCCTGGAGCCGTCATCTTGCCGCACGCAGCCGCTCGCTGCGCACCCATCAGCTCGGCTATGAGAACCCGACTGGTATCCGCGAGCTGCGTGAAGCCATCCTTGAGCATATTTCTGCGACGCGCAGCGTGGTCGCCGAGCCGGAGCAGATCATGATCATGCCCTCCACGCGCGCAGCGATCGACATGCTGGCGAGGTCAATGCTGCGAAGGAGCGGGCGCAAGACCGCGTGGATGGAGGATCCTGGCTACCCCGCTGCCCGCCTGCTGCTCGGCGATGCCGGCGCCGACATCGTGCCTGTCCCCTGCGATGAGCAGGGCATCGACGTATCGAAGGCGGAAGGCCCGCAGCCGGCGCTGATCTATGTGACGCCATCCCATCAATACCCGACCGGCGCCACGCTCAGTCTGCCGCGCCGGCTGGCGCTGCTCGAGGCTGCGGGCCGTCACGAGAGCCTTATCGTCGAGGATGATTACGACAGCGATTTTCAATATGGCTCGCGACCGATTGCCGCCTTGCAGGGCATCGACAGGGCGGAGGCCGTTGCCTATGTCGGTACCTTCTCGAAGGTGCTGGCACCCGGCCTGCGTGTTGCCTATGCCGTTGTACCGCGCTGGCTGGTGTCAGAGGCTTCCGAGGCGTTGCACCGCAGGGGAGTGGCCGTCTCCACCCATATCCAGGCGGCACTTGCCGATTTCATCAACGAGGGCCGTCTGCGCGCCTATCTGCGGCGCATGAACCAGCAATATGCTGAGCGCATGGCCCGGACGGTAGAGATGCTGGAGAGCCATTTTGGAGGAAAACTTACCGTTTCGGGCGGCAACGGCGGACTGCAGCTTGCGGCCTGGTTCCGCGATGGGACGGTGGATGACCGGGCGTTTGTCGCGAAAATGAATACATCAGGATATGGTCTGATGCCGATGTCGGGTTTCTTTATCGGCACATCTGCCCCCGGCATTCTCTTCGGTATCTCGCAAGCGGAAGCAGCTGCCGTCCAAAGACTGGCAGCCGATCTCAAGTTGATGCTTGATTAG
- a CDS encoding GNAT family N-acetyltransferase: protein MTKDLADWKGVARPARAPIEGRYTRLEPLDAAKHGADLLRSAQQPGAEDRFRYLFEVAPADMAAFTPWLEKSVASEDPLFFAVIDKATGRAEGRQGLMRIDTANGVIEIGNILWGPEIARKRVATEALYLCAAYVFDTLGYRRFEWKCNNLNEPSKRAAQRFGFAFEGVFRQHMVQKGRNRDTAWFAMTDSDWPKLKAGYEAWLAPENFDAEGQQKSKLSF from the coding sequence ATGACAAAAGATCTTGCCGACTGGAAGGGTGTTGCCCGCCCCGCCCGCGCCCCGATTGAAGGCCGCTACACCCGACTGGAACCGCTGGACGCCGCAAAGCACGGCGCCGATCTGCTCCGTTCGGCGCAGCAGCCGGGCGCGGAGGATCGCTTCCGCTATCTCTTCGAAGTAGCGCCGGCTGATATGGCAGCCTTCACGCCCTGGCTGGAAAAGTCCGTCGCAAGCGAAGACCCGCTGTTCTTTGCCGTGATCGACAAGGCGACGGGACGCGCCGAAGGCCGGCAGGGGCTGATGCGGATCGACACCGCCAATGGCGTGATCGAGATCGGCAATATTCTCTGGGGACCTGAGATCGCCCGCAAGCGGGTGGCGACCGAAGCGCTCTATCTCTGCGCCGCTTATGTCTTCGACACGCTCGGCTACCGGCGCTTCGAATGGAAGTGCAACAATCTCAACGAACCGTCCAAGCGCGCAGCACAGCGCTTCGGCTTCGCCTTCGAAGGCGTTTTCCGTCAGCACATGGTGCAGAAGGGCCGCAACCGCGACACTGCCTGGTTTGCCATGACCGACAGCGACTGGCCGAAGCTGAAGGCCGGCTATGAGGCATGGCTGGCGCCTGAAAACTTCGATGCCGAGGGACAGCAAAAAAGCAAGCTCAGCTTCTAA
- the yghU gene encoding glutathione-dependent disulfide-bond oxidoreductase has translation MTSSSEYTPPKIWTWDKENGGQFASINRPIAGPTREKELPVGRHPLQLYSLGTPNGVKVTIMLEELLALGHSGAEYDAWLIRIGDGNQFGSGFVEVNPNSKIPALMDRSGEKPVRIFESGAILTYLAEKFGAFLPTDPAKRAECFSWLLWQVGSAPYLGGGFGHFYAYAPTKIEYAINRFAMETKRQLDVLDRRLAESEYIAGDEFTIADMAIWPWYGGLVKGWMYGDSAEFLQVQEYKNMKRWADLIGDRPAVKRGRMVNRVSGEPSSQLHERHDASDFETKTQDKLQAAG, from the coding sequence ATGACCAGTTCGTCCGAGTATACGCCCCCCAAGATCTGGACCTGGGATAAGGAAAACGGCGGCCAGTTCGCCAGCATCAACCGCCCTATTGCCGGGCCGACCCGTGAGAAGGAACTGCCGGTCGGCCGGCACCCGCTGCAGCTCTATTCGCTTGGAACGCCGAATGGCGTGAAAGTGACGATCATGCTGGAAGAGCTGCTGGCGCTTGGCCATAGCGGCGCGGAATACGATGCCTGGCTGATCAGGATCGGCGATGGCAACCAGTTCGGCAGCGGTTTCGTCGAGGTCAACCCGAACTCCAAGATCCCGGCGCTAATGGACCGCAGTGGCGAAAAGCCTGTTCGTATCTTCGAATCCGGCGCGATCCTCACCTACCTTGCGGAAAAATTCGGCGCCTTCCTGCCGACCGATCCGGCCAAGCGCGCTGAATGTTTCTCCTGGCTCCTCTGGCAGGTCGGCAGCGCGCCCTATCTCGGCGGCGGCTTCGGCCATTTCTATGCCTATGCGCCGACGAAGATCGAATATGCGATCAACCGTTTCGCCATGGAGACCAAGCGCCAGCTCGACGTGCTCGACCGGCGTCTCGCCGAAAGCGAATATATCGCCGGCGACGAGTTCACCATCGCCGACATGGCGATCTGGCCCTGGTATGGCGGCCTCGTGAAGGGCTGGATGTACGGTGATTCTGCCGAATTCCTGCAAGTGCAGGAATACAAGAACATGAAGCGCTGGGCCGATCTGATCGGCGACCGGCCCGCCGTCAAGCGCGGCCGCATGGTCAATCGCGTCAGCGGCGAGCCCTCCAGCCAGCTTCACGAACGCCATGACGCCAGCGACTTCGAAACGAAGACGCAGGACAAGCTGCAGGCCGCCGGCTAA
- a CDS encoding cupin domain-containing protein has product MSQYRARPPALATLILDDAVVRITQWDFEPGADTGVHTHGFGYVVVPMTDCQFLIEDAEGGRRVDVAKGAAYRREAGTEHNVVNAGEQPMSFIEIEYK; this is encoded by the coding sequence TTGAGCCAATATCGCGCCCGTCCGCCGGCGCTTGCGACGCTGATCCTCGATGATGCCGTCGTGCGTATCACCCAGTGGGATTTCGAGCCGGGTGCCGATACCGGCGTTCATACGCATGGGTTTGGCTATGTGGTCGTGCCGATGACCGATTGCCAGTTCCTGATCGAGGATGCAGAGGGAGGCAGGCGGGTGGATGTCGCTAAAGGGGCTGCCTATCGCCGCGAGGCCGGCACGGAGCACAATGTCGTCAATGCGGGCGAGCAGCCCATGTCCTTCATCGAGATCGAATATAAATAG
- a CDS encoding MBL fold metallo-hydrolase: protein MSGANFDLFFDPAYGRAVPITAGIQRLTANNPSPFTFRGTNSYIVGGASVAVIDPGPEDEAHFEALMAALSGRQVTHIFVSHTHRDHSPLAKRLKEKTGALTVGEGPHRPSRPLREGEINPFAESSDTDFVPDVSIRDGQTISGDGWALTGILTPGHTANHAAFALEGSSILFSADHVMAWATTIVAPPDGSMADYMASLDKLIARDDKLLLPGHGGPVTSPAPFLRGLKTHRRLRERSIIERIRAGDSTIPKMVEVIYRDTDKRLHGAAALSVLAHIEELMERGKVTADRPPSLVAHYRLAGG, encoded by the coding sequence ATGTCCGGCGCGAACTTCGATCTTTTCTTCGATCCGGCTTACGGGCGGGCGGTTCCAATCACAGCCGGCATCCAGCGCCTGACGGCGAATAATCCGAGCCCTTTCACCTTCCGCGGCACCAACAGTTATATCGTCGGCGGCGCATCGGTCGCTGTCATCGATCCCGGGCCGGAGGACGAGGCGCATTTCGAAGCGCTGATGGCAGCGCTTTCCGGCCGCCAGGTGACACATATTTTCGTCAGCCACACCCATCGGGACCACTCGCCGCTTGCAAAACGGCTGAAGGAAAAAACGGGAGCACTGACGGTTGGCGAAGGACCGCACCGCCCCTCGCGGCCGCTGCGCGAAGGCGAGATCAATCCCTTTGCCGAAAGCTCGGATACGGATTTCGTGCCCGATGTCTCTATTCGTGACGGGCAGACGATTTCGGGCGATGGCTGGGCTCTGACGGGGATTCTGACGCCTGGTCACACTGCCAATCACGCGGCCTTCGCGCTTGAGGGCAGCAGCATCCTGTTTTCGGCCGACCATGTGATGGCTTGGGCAACGACGATCGTGGCGCCGCCGGATGGCTCCATGGCGGACTATATGGCCTCGCTCGACAAGCTGATCGCCCGTGACGACAAGCTGCTGCTGCCCGGCCATGGAGGGCCGGTGACTTCGCCTGCGCCTTTCCTGCGCGGGTTGAAGACACACCGGCGCCTGCGGGAGCGCTCCATCATCGAGCGCATCCGGGCGGGGGACAGCACCATCCCCAAGATGGTCGAGGTGATCTACCGCGATACCGATAAGCGGCTGCATGGTGCGGCGGCCCTTTCGGTGCTGGCGCATATCGAGGAACTGATGGAGCGCGGCAAGGTAACAGCCGACAGGCCGCCTTCCCTCGTTGCGCATTATCGGCTGGCAGGAGGCTGA
- a CDS encoding thiol-disulfide oxidoreductase DCC family protein — MAEHSDYSYRDDPSVPAFADDKPLLLFDGECVFCSGWVQFLLKRDREKRYRFIVAQTPLGEALYRHYGLETRDYETNLLLDRGRAYYKSDATIRMLEGLGMPWALAGVLRIVPRRIADAAYGVVARNRLRIAGRRETCMVPTAEVRERFLG, encoded by the coding sequence GTGGCGGAGCATTCGGATTATAGCTACCGCGACGACCCATCCGTGCCGGCTTTTGCGGACGACAAGCCGCTGCTCCTTTTCGATGGCGAATGTGTCTTCTGCTCCGGCTGGGTACAGTTCCTGCTGAAGCGGGATAGAGAAAAACGCTACCGCTTTATCGTCGCCCAGACGCCGCTTGGCGAGGCGCTCTACCGGCATTACGGGCTGGAGACGCGGGACTATGAGACCAACCTGCTGCTCGACAGGGGACGGGCTTATTATAAGTCCGATGCGACGATCCGGATGCTGGAGGGGCTTGGCATGCCGTGGGCTCTGGCCGGGGTGTTGCGGATCGTGCCGCGGCGGATTGCGGATGCAGCCTATGGGGTGGTTGCGCGAAACCGGCTGAGGATAGCGGGGCGACGGGAGACTTGCATGGTGCCGACGGCTGAAGTGCGGGAGCGGTTTCTGGGGTAG
- a CDS encoding DUF1499 domain-containing protein produces the protein MAIRFDRPVSSAARFSRHFGAFALVLSMAVLIAHRFGGLATPYLVLVLLVSVGCAILATLLAAIGLRSLWMTGAEGGLNALAALIYAAFPLGIGAFAAERYFTLPAIYDVTTDTATAPDWLSTPQADQIWLPREPVVTSGDRERQLAAYPELTGRRYDGALDRVLEAVKKVAKQNGITITKSEGDTTPGRELEDKPVPPQPESGVADSPDVIPVPTPRPYEDDVAKLIRGANGVILQGTTRTFILGLRFDFIIRLREEAETTFVDVRVASRYGQHDLGFSAEEAEQYLGALDSELLGIAGG, from the coding sequence ATGGCCATCCGTTTCGATCGTCCCGTTTCCAGCGCTGCCCGCTTTTCGCGGCACTTCGGGGCGTTTGCGCTTGTGCTTTCGATGGCGGTGCTGATAGCCCATCGCTTCGGCGGTCTGGCAACACCCTATCTCGTTCTGGTACTGCTCGTTTCCGTCGGCTGCGCGATCCTCGCGACCCTGTTGGCCGCCATCGGCCTGCGCAGCCTCTGGATGACCGGTGCCGAAGGTGGATTGAATGCGCTGGCGGCGCTCATTTATGCCGCTTTTCCGCTCGGTATCGGCGCCTTTGCGGCGGAGCGCTATTTCACTCTGCCGGCGATCTATGACGTGACGACGGATACGGCCACCGCACCAGACTGGCTGTCGACGCCGCAGGCCGACCAGATCTGGCTGCCCCGCGAACCCGTCGTGACGTCAGGCGACCGCGAGAGGCAGCTTGCCGCCTATCCGGAGCTCACGGGCCGCCGTTACGACGGCGCGCTCGACCGTGTTCTCGAAGCCGTAAAGAAGGTCGCCAAGCAAAACGGCATCACCATCACCAAGAGCGAAGGCGACACGACGCCCGGCCGCGAACTTGAAGACAAGCCCGTTCCGCCGCAGCCGGAAAGCGGTGTGGCCGATTCGCCCGATGTCATCCCCGTGCCGACGCCGCGCCCCTATGAGGACGATGTGGCGAAGCTGATCCGCGGCGCCAATGGCGTGATCCTGCAAGGCACGACCCGCACCTTCATCCTCGGTCTGCGTTTCGATTTCATCATCCGCCTGCGCGAAGAGGCCGAAACCACCTTCGTCGACGTGCGCGTCGCCTCCCGCTATGGCCAGCACGATCTCGGCTTCAGCGCCGAAGAGGCCGAGCAATATCTTGGTGCCCTCGATTCAGAACTTCTGGGGATCGCGGGTGGGTGA